The proteins below come from a single Burkholderia humptydooensis genomic window:
- a CDS encoding TonB-dependent siderophore receptor yields MKDSNLKLHILSVLLFGTGSLSLAHAETDTVSPNLSTPDTQTPATKGARQDTDKVRSLPTVTVNGARQRAPQVSSGALGTRSDLETPFSTRVVKQQDLEDRQVKALGKVFAEDAAVMSLGDTYSFNAYSVNVRGIALDDYNGYKINGLPFYMTTVELPVESFESIQLLKGSSGFMYGFGAPGGIVNFVTKKPTDVFTFSADVGYSSDSVFSEHIDTGGRFGPGHMFGYRFNITHEQGDTYNGSHVLRNSESLSLDARLASGLTWTFDGIYQSRKVSGGIQDLMLDSYASKALPRAPSGRTNLSAYNDTWFNSNVYFATTGLHWQINPDWKAGVDYSHSKDERSYSGQWLGLLNEQGDFNTFLNRARGSSIYDQVQATLEGKFSTGPVDHQIVVGASEQWLSKKTVPASLYTDIGANNLYQPIVTHTWDGTYDYGLQFDNFSSQQKSVFASDTLSFLKYWSVLAGIRYTSYHQTSLTKPGAAAKTYTLTPTTPTVALMFRPRNDLLFYASYVEAIEDGGTAGVTYANANEVLSPLKSKQYEVGVKYDGRKVGASAALFRIQRGAEYGNAQNVYVSNGSERIEGLELNGRVDLPAGFRISASASWLSGTYTDTEADLVGKRLEGIPRWQGVLQVSDRIPGLPGLTASAEAHYFGNMKADALNQYVLPNYTLFNAGLSYRTTIGGHGVTLRAEVDNIFNRHYWGFLQSDYIFVGQPRTVALNARFDL; encoded by the coding sequence ATGAAAGACAGTAATTTAAAGCTGCACATATTGTCCGTACTGTTGTTCGGGACAGGATCGCTCTCGCTTGCGCACGCCGAGACCGACACCGTCTCGCCCAACCTGTCGACGCCCGACACGCAGACACCCGCGACCAAGGGCGCCCGCCAGGATACCGACAAGGTTCGCAGTCTCCCGACCGTGACCGTGAATGGCGCGCGTCAGCGGGCACCGCAAGTCTCGAGCGGCGCACTCGGCACACGCTCGGACCTCGAAACGCCGTTCTCCACGCGTGTCGTCAAGCAACAGGACCTGGAGGACCGCCAGGTCAAAGCACTTGGAAAAGTCTTCGCGGAGGATGCCGCAGTCATGTCGCTCGGCGACACCTATTCGTTCAACGCCTACTCGGTCAACGTGCGTGGCATTGCCCTCGACGACTACAACGGCTACAAGATCAACGGGTTGCCGTTCTACATGACGACGGTGGAATTGCCGGTCGAATCGTTTGAGTCGATTCAGTTGCTCAAGGGATCTTCCGGCTTCATGTACGGCTTCGGCGCCCCGGGCGGCATCGTCAACTTCGTGACGAAGAAGCCGACCGATGTATTCACGTTCAGCGCGGACGTCGGCTACAGTTCGGACAGCGTGTTCAGCGAGCACATCGACACCGGCGGCCGCTTCGGCCCCGGACACATGTTCGGCTATCGTTTCAACATCACGCACGAGCAAGGCGACACCTATAACGGATCGCACGTGCTTCGCAATTCCGAATCGTTGTCGCTCGACGCGCGTCTTGCAAGCGGCCTCACCTGGACGTTCGACGGCATCTACCAATCGCGCAAGGTCAGCGGCGGCATCCAGGATCTCATGCTCGATTCGTATGCGAGCAAGGCTTTGCCTCGTGCGCCGAGCGGCCGCACGAATCTGTCCGCTTACAACGACACGTGGTTCAACTCGAACGTCTATTTCGCGACGACTGGCCTGCACTGGCAGATCAATCCGGACTGGAAAGCCGGCGTCGACTATAGCCACAGCAAGGACGAGCGCAGCTACTCCGGGCAATGGCTCGGGTTGCTCAACGAACAGGGCGACTTCAATACATTCCTGAATCGTGCGCGCGGTTCGTCGATCTACGACCAGGTACAGGCCACGCTCGAGGGCAAATTCTCGACCGGTCCGGTCGATCATCAGATCGTGGTGGGCGCGTCTGAACAATGGCTCAGCAAGAAGACCGTGCCCGCGTCGCTCTACACCGACATCGGCGCCAACAACCTCTACCAACCGATCGTCACGCATACATGGGATGGCACATACGACTACGGCCTCCAATTCGACAACTTCAGTTCGCAGCAAAAATCAGTCTTCGCGAGCGATACGCTAAGCTTCCTGAAGTACTGGTCCGTCCTCGCCGGCATCCGCTACACGAGCTATCACCAGACCTCGCTGACCAAGCCCGGCGCCGCAGCAAAGACGTATACGCTCACGCCCACTACGCCCACGGTCGCGCTGATGTTCCGCCCGCGCAACGACCTGCTATTCTACGCAAGCTATGTCGAGGCGATCGAGGACGGCGGAACGGCCGGTGTGACCTACGCCAACGCAAACGAAGTGCTGTCGCCGCTCAAGAGCAAGCAGTACGAGGTGGGCGTGAAATATGACGGCCGCAAGGTGGGCGCTTCGGCGGCGCTGTTCCGGATACAGCGCGGCGCCGAGTATGGCAATGCGCAAAACGTCTATGTGTCGAACGGTTCCGAGCGCATCGAGGGCCTCGAACTGAACGGCCGTGTCGACCTGCCTGCGGGTTTCCGCATCTCGGCAAGCGCGTCGTGGCTGTCAGGAACCTATACCGACACCGAAGCCGATCTCGTCGGCAAGCGCCTCGAAGGCATTCCGCGCTGGCAGGGCGTGCTGCAGGTCAGCGATCGCATTCCGGGTCTGCCCGGGCTGACCGCTAGCGCCGAAGCACACTATTTCGGCAACATGAAGGCCGATGCGCTCAATCAATATGTGCTGCCGAACTACACGCTCTTCAACGCCGGACTGAGTTACCGCACGACGATTGGCGGGCACGGCGTCACGCTGCGCGCCGAAGTCGACAACATCTTCAATCGTCACTACTGGGGCTTCCTGCAGTCCGACTACATCTTCGTCGGTCAACCACGCACGGTGGCGCTCAACGCGAGGTTCGACCTGTGA
- a CDS encoding TetR/AcrR family transcriptional regulator, with the protein MNIATSSVTGRHRRPQSERRAATRHALINATLRCMKEIGLAKTSINEICNQAGFSRGALLHHFPHKNDLLVASYIEWLEGKLASLQQRIHVTATVREEVVAWRTQMQETFPMTQEFYWALHNDDDLRERFNAALLTHSIGSDVSASLPSTSIDSTETPLLTRYVIACFIRGLCFQELFVRDQSIPDQAFDHFVEILSAFVERLPAARE; encoded by the coding sequence ATGAACATTGCCACGTCCTCGGTCACGGGCCGCCACCGACGCCCGCAAAGCGAACGCCGCGCCGCGACCCGCCACGCGCTGATCAACGCCACGCTGCGATGCATGAAGGAAATCGGGCTCGCAAAGACATCGATCAACGAGATTTGCAATCAGGCCGGCTTCTCTCGCGGCGCACTTCTACATCATTTCCCGCACAAGAACGACCTTCTGGTTGCGTCGTACATCGAGTGGCTGGAAGGCAAGCTGGCCTCGCTCCAGCAGCGCATTCACGTCACAGCCACTGTACGCGAGGAGGTCGTTGCCTGGCGCACACAGATGCAGGAAACGTTTCCGATGACGCAAGAGTTCTACTGGGCTCTGCACAACGACGACGACCTGCGCGAACGATTCAACGCTGCATTGCTCACGCATTCGATCGGCTCAGACGTGAGCGCGTCCCTGCCGAGCACGTCGATCGACAGCACCGAAACCCCCTTGCTCACGCGCTACGTGATTGCATGCTTCATCCGCGGATTGTGCTTTCAGGAACTGTTCGTGCGCGATCAATCCATCCCGGATCAGGCATTCGATCATTTCGTCGAGATTCTGAGTGCTTTCGTAGAGCGCCTCCCGGCCGCGCGCGAGTGA
- a CDS encoding IS110 family transposase, producing MQETKQHDAVDVFVGVDVGKGQHHAVALDRNGKRLYNKALPNDEVKLRALIAELKTHGRLLFVVDQPSTIGALPVAVARAEGVLVAYLPGLAMRRIADLHAGEAKTDARDAAIIAEAARSMPHTLRSLRLADEQLAELTMLCGFDDDLAAQVTQTSNRIRGLLTQIHPALERVLGPRLDHPAVLDLLERYPSPSALAAANEKTLANRLTKLAPRMGKNLAAEIVQALNEQAVIVPGTQAATIVMPRLAQQLAALRKQRDEIAAEVERLVLAHPLWPVLTSMPGVGVRTAARLLTEVAQKAFATAAHLAAYAGLAPVTRRSGSSIRGEHPSRRGNKVLKRALFLSAFAALRDPVSRAYYLRKIQQGKRHNQALIALARRRCDVLFAMLRDGTIYQPKSAPDA from the coding sequence ATGCAAGAAACCAAACAACATGACGCCGTCGATGTCTTCGTCGGCGTCGACGTCGGTAAAGGCCAGCATCACGCCGTCGCACTCGATCGAAACGGCAAGCGTCTTTACAACAAGGCACTACCCAACGACGAGGTCAAGCTGCGCGCCCTCATCGCCGAACTCAAGACTCACGGTCGACTGCTGTTCGTCGTCGATCAGCCTTCCACCATCGGTGCGCTTCCTGTAGCCGTCGCCCGCGCTGAAGGCGTACTCGTCGCCTATCTGCCCGGACTGGCCATGCGCCGCATCGCTGATTTGCATGCCGGCGAAGCCAAGACCGATGCCCGCGACGCCGCGATCATTGCTGAAGCCGCCCGCTCGATGCCACATACGCTGCGCTCGCTTCGACTGGCCGACGAGCAGCTCGCCGAACTCACCATGCTCTGCGGCTTCGATGACGACCTCGCCGCTCAGGTCACGCAAACCAGCAACCGCATTCGCGGCCTGCTTACTCAAATCCATCCGGCGCTCGAACGCGTTCTCGGACCGCGCCTCGACCATCCGGCGGTGCTCGATCTGCTTGAGCGCTACCCGTCCCCGAGCGCACTTGCTGCTGCCAATGAAAAGACGCTCGCCAACCGCCTGACCAAGCTCGCACCGCGCATGGGCAAGAACTTGGCGGCCGAAATCGTTCAAGCGCTGAACGAGCAAGCCGTAATCGTGCCCGGCACGCAGGCCGCCACCATCGTCATGCCTCGTTTGGCCCAGCAACTTGCCGCCTTGCGCAAGCAGCGTGACGAAATCGCTGCCGAAGTTGAGCGGCTGGTGCTTGCTCACCCTCTTTGGCCAGTCCTGACCAGCATGCCGGGAGTCGGCGTCAGGACCGCTGCCAGACTCCTGACCGAAGTCGCCCAAAAAGCCTTCGCCACGGCTGCTCATCTGGCGGCCTACGCTGGTCTCGCGCCGGTCACCCGGCGCTCAGGCTCGTCGATCCGGGGCGAACACCCGTCCAGACGTGGCAACAAGGTGCTCAAACGCGCCTTGTTCCTCTCCGCCTTCGCTGCCTTACGAGACCCAGTCTCACGGGCCTATTACTTGCGCAAGATCCAGCAGGGCAAGCGCCACAACCAGGCACTCATCGCGCTCGCACGGCGACGCTGCGACGTCCTGTTTGCCATGCTGCGCGACGGCACCATTTACCAACCCAAGTCAGCCCCTGACGCTTGA
- a CDS encoding ATP-binding protein: MKVPRPRTLLGRNLLLLVCIVAASQVATAVLYFLLIQLPRIDEIASVVASQTKAVERLLAARPEPERRREVVAMNGGLQGPPERHLTAVPRNYQIRRFVTQLAARLTPGTLVLWEGGPQHRFWVRLAIDRDSYWVALPVTAHIGNAQPWSVACLLLVFATFPVFGAWMIQRDTTVPLRRLSRAAATIERGEWPDAVPVTGPAELAMVADAFNRMVASLAVMETTRAEMLAGISHDIRTPLTKLRMAIAAPEAFDAPRESAERFVAEIDAIVDQFIDFARSGDGETVLPGDLNALIEQLVADYTGLGYRFDMRLAPLPAMRFRPVGMQRLLMNLMHNAAIHGRVGLSVHTSVEGGRVVIRVEDAGPGVPEDALPLLTQPFRRVERPDRPSGGTGLGLAIAERIARQHGGRLDLSLRNSGGLKATVRLPIA, translated from the coding sequence ATGAAGGTGCCGCGGCCACGCACGCTGCTCGGACGCAATCTGCTGTTGCTGGTCTGCATCGTCGCCGCGAGTCAAGTGGCGACGGCCGTGCTCTATTTCCTGCTGATCCAGTTGCCGAGGATCGACGAGATCGCGTCGGTGGTCGCTTCGCAGACGAAAGCCGTCGAACGGCTGCTGGCCGCGCGGCCGGAGCCGGAGCGTCGACGCGAAGTCGTCGCGATGAACGGCGGCCTGCAGGGCCCGCCCGAGCGGCATCTGACCGCCGTGCCGCGCAACTACCAGATCCGTCGCTTCGTGACGCAGCTCGCCGCGCGGCTGACGCCGGGTACGTTGGTGCTGTGGGAGGGCGGCCCGCAACACCGATTCTGGGTCAGGCTCGCGATCGACCGCGATAGCTACTGGGTCGCGCTGCCCGTCACGGCGCATATCGGAAATGCGCAACCATGGAGTGTCGCGTGCCTGTTGCTGGTGTTCGCGACCTTTCCGGTATTCGGTGCTTGGATGATCCAGCGCGATACGACGGTGCCGCTGCGACGCCTGTCGCGTGCTGCTGCGACGATCGAGCGTGGTGAGTGGCCCGACGCCGTGCCCGTCACGGGGCCCGCCGAGCTGGCGATGGTCGCCGATGCGTTCAACCGGATGGTCGCGTCGCTCGCCGTCATGGAGACGACCCGCGCCGAGATGCTGGCGGGTATCTCTCACGACATCCGCACGCCGCTCACGAAGCTGCGGATGGCGATCGCCGCGCCGGAGGCATTCGATGCGCCGCGAGAGAGTGCCGAGCGCTTCGTCGCGGAAATCGACGCGATCGTCGACCAGTTCATCGATTTCGCGCGCAGCGGGGACGGCGAAACGGTGTTGCCGGGCGACCTGAATGCGCTGATCGAGCAGCTCGTCGCGGACTACACCGGCCTCGGATATCGATTCGACATGCGGCTCGCGCCGCTGCCGGCGATGCGATTTCGTCCGGTCGGCATGCAGCGTCTGCTGATGAACCTGATGCACAATGCGGCGATACACGGGCGGGTCGGGCTGTCGGTGCACACCTCGGTGGAAGGCGGGCGAGTCGTGATCCGCGTCGAGGATGCCGGGCCCGGCGTGCCGGAAGACGCGTTGCCGCTTCTCACGCAACCGTTTCGGCGCGTCGAGCGGCCCGACCGTCCATCGGGCGGCACGGGCCTTGGGCTCGCGATCGCCGAACGCATCGCCCGTCAGCACGGCGGCCGGCTCGATCTGTCGCTGCGCAACAGCGGCGGGCTCAAGGCTACAGTGCGGCTGCCCATTGCATGA
- a CDS encoding response regulator produces MPNATSCPNDIPSGRIIVLDDEAEIRNILQRFLASHGFDVRSARNSTQLDVFLERQPYDLLILDIMMPGEDGLAVCRRLRARGQTIPILMLTARGDPVDRVVGLELGADDYLAKPFLPRELLARVRAMLRRQQVTLRQRDLRDGALQESGGAILRFGGYQLDTGRQELGGPNGAAVEVGLAEMRLLCALAQTPNRPVSRANLIERARGPNYDANMRSVDVQVLRLRQIIEADASAPRHIRTIWGIGYMLVAELES; encoded by the coding sequence ATGCCGAACGCCACCTCTTGCCCGAATGACATCCCGTCAGGCCGCATCATCGTCCTGGACGACGAAGCGGAGATCCGAAACATACTGCAGCGCTTTCTGGCGTCGCACGGCTTCGATGTTCGGTCGGCGAGGAACAGCACCCAGCTCGACGTCTTTCTCGAGCGTCAGCCATACGATCTGCTGATTCTCGACATCATGATGCCCGGCGAGGACGGGCTGGCCGTCTGCCGACGGCTGCGCGCGCGGGGACAAACGATCCCGATCCTCATGCTGACGGCGCGCGGCGATCCGGTCGATCGTGTCGTCGGGCTCGAACTGGGCGCGGACGACTATCTGGCGAAACCGTTCCTGCCGCGCGAGTTGCTGGCCCGCGTTCGCGCGATGCTGCGTCGTCAGCAAGTCACGCTGCGCCAACGCGATCTGCGCGATGGCGCGCTGCAGGAAAGCGGGGGGGCGATACTGCGTTTCGGCGGATATCAACTCGACACCGGACGCCAGGAGCTTGGCGGGCCCAACGGCGCCGCTGTCGAGGTCGGGTTGGCCGAGATGCGTCTCCTGTGCGCGCTCGCGCAAACACCGAACCGGCCCGTGAGCCGTGCGAACCTGATCGAGCGGGCGCGTGGGCCAAACTACGATGCGAACATGCGCAGCGTCGACGTGCAGGTACTGCGCCTGCGGCAGATCATCGAAGCCGATGCGTCTGCGCCGCGCCATATCCGGACGATATGGGGTATCGGCTACATGCTCGTCGCGGAGCTGGAATCATGA